DNA from Campylobacter lari:
TAACTCTTCTAAGATCTGTTTAGAAAAATCATTTCTTTTTTTAATTTTGTAAGCTTTTATGGCATTAAAATTAAATTTTTTCGCTCTTATGAGTTCTTGTTCTTTATTTTTTATCTCTTCATCATTTAAGTTTGCATCAATTCTTTCATAAGCTAAAAGTTTTGGAGGACTATAGGTATAATTTAACATAAAAAGTTCTATACATTCTTCTTTTTGCCACTCATCATATAAACATTCAATATCATCAAGTTGGTTAATACGCTCTTTTCCTTGTGTTACTTGAGATATTTGCAAAGCTATGTTTATTTTGTTAAAAATTATATAGTTAGGTAAAGATTCTATAAATTTATTTATTTCTTCGTCTTCTAATTTGTAATTTTGATTATTTTGATTATAAATTTCGCAAAGCTGTGCTTGTAAAGAATAATAAAAATTTTGCATTATCATACTTTTTTGAGCTTGCTTGAATGTCACTTTTGCACCAGCTTTTATTAAATTGAAAAAATATTCTTTAGAATTGATGTTATTAAAAGATTTAGATTGTATAAAACCTATTTGATTTTTTGTTTCTTCTTCAAGTAAAGGTTTAATTATACATGTGAAAATATCATCATCTAATTTATGATTGATAAATATATCAGTATATTTTAAAAGTTCAATCTCCAAAGCATCATCGATAAAATCTTGTGCTTTTTTTGTATCACTTAAAGAGAGTTTTTCAAATTCTTCTTGAGTGATATCTAAGACATCTCTTAAGGCTTTTTGTATAATTTTTTCTTGATAATTTTTTAAAGCTTTTTGCTCTGAATCCATTTTGCCACTTTGTTCAAATTCATCTTCATAATAATCTCTCATAGCATTCATTTGTTTTGCAAATTCAAACATATCTTGTGTATTGATTTTTAAAGATTTTGCATCTAAAGTTTGAGGAATATAAAACAACTAAATTGATCCATGAAATCTTGCATTTTAGGTGTATAGTTTTCTTCGGTTACGTCTTTGGTTTCATTTGTTGTTTCATTATCTGTTTGAGTTTGGCGGTAAAGATTAAAAAAATCATCTAGAATAAAATTTGCAATTATCTCAAAGGCAGATTCTGTTATTATGATATTTTTACCATTTTCATAAATCCAAGTAAATTTACCTCCACTTACGATAAAATTATTTTCTTGAATTTTTTCTACTTTAAAAATACTATTTTCCATTATTTTTAAAAAAGTATCAAAAAAGTTTTGATTTTTCAAATTTAATTCATAATAAAATATTTTATCTTTTTTTGTCAATGTGTAATTCAACATAAACCTTTTATAGAAGTTTTTTTGTAAATGGTATATTTTAGCTAGTATAAGTTTAAAACTAAAGCAAATGGTGCCCGAGGTCGGACTCGAACCGACACAAGGTTGCCCTTACCAGATTTTGAGTCTAGCGCGTCTACCAGTTTCACCACTCGGGCTTTTTGAAAGTTTTAAAATAATTAAATAGAATATGGGATTATACTAAAAAAAAATTAAAACAATATAAAATATTTTATATAAAAAAATTTAAATATTATTAAAATTTGGAACTTTTTTTGCTTGTAAATAATTAAAAAATTTATTTGCGGAGCAAAATAATGAGAATTAGCAATCAGTATAATTACTACACTTCTATACAAAACTACACAGATGGTCAGTCTTTGCTTAATAAATATAATTTGCAGCTACAAACAGGTCAGCTTATTCAGCATTCTTGGGAAAATGCAAATGTTTATATTAATGGCTCAAGATTAGAATATGAGATGGCAAACATAGGTCAAATAGTTCAAGGAACTCAATCTGCTATGGAGCTAGCAAAAAACACAGATACTGCCTTGAAAAATATCACAGAACTTTTAGAAAAATTTAAAACATTACTCACAAAAGCTGCAAGTGATGGTAATTCTCAAGAATCAAGAGAGGCTATAGCAAAAGAACTCAAACTTGTAAGAGATTCTATTGTAAATATTGCTAATACTAGTATCAATGGGCAATATCTCTTTGCAGGATCAAATAGTGCAAATAAACCTTTTGATAATTATGGAAATTATACTGGGAATAAAGATAATATTTTTGTAGTAAGTGGCGCTGGCACCCAAATTCCTTATAATATACCTGGATGGGATTTATTTTTTAAGCCTGATTCAAATATCAATAAAATTATTTCAACAAATGTTTCTTTTACTGATGCTCGTTATCCGGACAAAAAAGAATTTTTAACCGGAGAATCTAAATTTTCACATTTAATAGGCCAAAACTATGTTCAAAATGGAAAACTTGATCCAGATAAAAATTTTCAAGATAGCTATGATGATAAACTTCCTTTCCCGCATTCAGCTATGTATATTCAAGGTGTTAGACCTGATGGAACAAGTTTTAAAGCTACTTTAGATATAGATCCTGATGCAAAAATTGAAGATGTATTAAAAAATATTGGAAGATTATATGGAAATACAGAGGGAAATGAGGTTGTTAAGGTAGCATTAAATGATAGCGGGCAGATAGAAATAAAGAGCTTAAAAGAAGGAAGTAGCTCTTTAGATTTTCATGCTGTTGCTTTAACTCCACAGCTTCAAGATGAGCAACTTATTAAAGATTTAAAACAGGCTGCGGATGCTGAAGGTATTTCTATGGCAGAAGTAACCAATCGTATTATGCAAGCAGCGCATGGTGGAAATCTGAATGATACTAAAAGTCCCGTTACGATTGAATTAGATGGTAAACAATTTACTGTAGACTTGCACAAAACAGATTTTATTAAAAGTAACATCAATGGTGATAAAACTAATGGGGCTAGTTATGATGTGCCTTTTGAAAAAGATGGAAATACTGTTTTTGGCAATGTTTCTCAAGTGATTAAAGGTACAAGTGAATATGCTACTGATAGTACAAAGTTAAGTGAAGTTGTAGCAAATGCCAATGGAAGCATGCAAGGTCAACAACTCCAAATGGAAATCACTTCTAGAAGTGGTCAAAAATATAATGTAACTATTGATTTAGAAAATTCTACTGTAAGTTATCCTGATCCAAATAATCCGGGTCAAACCATAAGTTTTCCTATTACTCACTCTCAATATAATGAAAATACAGGTAATGCAGTGGGTATGCAAACAAGACCTGAAGATATTACTTATGGCCAGTTAAATGATATTATCGGTATGTTTGCAAGTGATAATGTTCCCACAGCAACTATTACTCCAAATGCAAACGGAACTATTAATAATAATGATTTTCAAACTATCCAACAAGATATAGCTGATTCTAAAGGTTTTGTTGAAGTTAGTATGGACTATAAAGGTCGTATAAGTATTACTGATAAATTTTCAAGTAACACTAATATAGGTCTTACTATTAAAGATTCAAATTCAAATAGCGGTTTTCCTCCAGCAGGTACTTCTGTAAATGGATCAGGTTTTGTATTTAGTGCAAACAATTCTTTAACTATTGATGATCCAAATGTTGATTTGATTAAAGACTTAGATGAGATGATAGATGCTGTTTTAAATGGCAGTATGAGGGCTGATTCAGAAGGAAGTGATCCTAGAAATACAGGTTTACAAGGGGCTTTAGAAAGAATAGATCATTTGCAAGATCATGTTAGAAAAATGCAAACAACCATAGGAGCTTACACTAATAATATAGAAGAGACAAATAAAAGAATGACTTTTTTAAATATCAATGTAGCTTCTATTAAAAGCGGTGTAACTGATGCTGATTATGGGCAAACTTATATGCAGTTTATGCAAACTATGGTATCTTATCAAGCTATGCTTTCGGCTACTTCTAAAATTTCTCAAATTAGTTTATTAAACTACTTATAATTTTTTGATATAATAGCTTTTTTCTTTATAAAGGATATATTATAAAAAAAGAAGCTATTTTTGTTATTTCTAATATTTTTATTTTTTATTTTTGCTTAAGTGCTTTGATACCCGATCAAGCTTTAGTAAGTATTATAGGGTATTCCTTGGCAAAACTTAGTTATTTTTTATTTGGATCATTGACTAAATTTTACCCTTTTGTCTTTTTTTGGTTTAATTATCTTTTGTATAAAAATAACTATAATTTTGAACTTATAGAGCGTAGATTTAGTGTGGCTGTTTTTGCTTGTATTTTTGCCTCACTTATTTTTGCTTCAGCGTTCTTGCAAGATAAAGGCTATATAGCCTCTGCTATGTTTGTAATCTTAGATGGACTTTTTGGAAAAATAGGAAGTTTAATCTTGGTGATTTTGCTTTTAGCTTTTGCTTTTAGTATTTCTTTTCCGCAAATTATCAAAGAGGTATTTAAAATAGAGCTTGATTTTGATTTTTATTTAAAACTTGAAACTTTAATTAAAAATAAAATTTTTGGCTTTTTTGGTGGCGATAAGTATGAAAATGAAACTAAAGAAGAGCAAGAAAAGCTCAAACAAGAGCTTTTAATTAAAGATAAAACAGAAGAACTTATCAAGGAAAAAGAGCTACCAAAAAAAGAAATCCAAGAGAATAAAAAATTTAATCTTGAAGATTTAAAAAATCAAGAATTAGAAGAGGTTGTGATTAGTGAAGAGGATAAAAAGCTAGGTTCAAGTTATATTCATGAGCTTTCAGAGCCTATTGCAAGTTTTGCTCAAAAAGCTAGTCAAATAAATATAAAGGAAGATGAAATGACCCCTGAAGAGTATTTATTAAAATACAAAAATAAAAGTGAAGATATTTATACTCAAACTTTAAAAAGTAAAAATTTAGATGAACCAAGCTATAAAAGACGCAATATGGATTTAAACGAAAACAAAGAAGAGGTGATAGAAGAAAATTCTTTGTTTGCCAAAGAGCTTAAAGAGCGTGAGCAAATGCTACAAAAAGCTAAATTGCTAGAAGAATATAAAGCCTTACAAAAAGAAAAAATCTTAGAAGAGCTTAATGAGGATTTTAAAAAAATTGAAGAATTAAATGCTATAGAAGCACAAAAAGAAGCTGAGTTTAAAAAAATTCAAGATAAAACTAGCTTTTTAGGGGTAAAAGAATTTAAAGATGAAGATTTTATTCCACAAAATGAAGTAAAAGAACTTGATTTTAGTGAAGATGATTTTGCCAAGCCTATTAGTATAGAAGAGCTAAGAAGTAAAAGAAACTATGAAAATCCTTTTGTAGTAGAAGAAGCACAAAATGAAGTTAAAGAAGAAAAAATTCCATTTGAGATTACCCAAGAGCCTATAATAGAAGTAATAGAAAATAAAACACACCATTCTATCACTAATGAAGTGAGTGAAAACAAAGCCTTGTTGAAAGATCTTGATTTTGGAAATTTTGAAAAACCAAAAGATTTTTCTTTACCACCCTTAGATTTTTTAACTATGCCAAAAGAAGGTAAAAGCGAGATAAATGAAGAAGAAATAGATAGAAAAATTTATGATTTATTGGAAAAATTAAGACGCTTTAAAATAGGTGGCGATGTAGTTAGAACTTACACGGGTCCTGTTGTAACTACTTTTGAATTTCGCCCAGCAGCAGATGTTAAAGTAAGTAAAATTTTATCATTACAAGATGATTTGGCTATGGCTTTAAAAGCTCAAACTATAAGAATTCAAGCTCCAATCCCAGGTAAAGATGTAGTGGGAATTGAAGTTCCAAATGAAAAAATCGATACGATTTACTTAAGAGAAATTTTAGAAAGTGAGGTATTTAAAAATTCTAGCTCACCTTTAACTATAGCTTTAGGTAAAGATATAGTAGGCGATCCTTTCATCACAGATCTTAAAAAGCTTCCTCATCTTTTAATAGCAGGAACTACAGGAAGTGGTAAAAGTGTGGGTATAAATTCTATGCTTTTATCTTTGCTTTATAGAAATTCGCCAAAAACCTTAAGACTTATGATGATAGATCCTAAAATGCTTGAATTTAGTATTTATAATGATATTCCACATTTACTTACACCGGTAATTACTGATCCTAAAAAGGCGGTAAATGCTTTATCAAATATGGTGGCTGAAATGGAACGCAGATATCGCTTGATGGCTGAAGCAAAAACTAAAAATATAGAAAATTACAATGAAAAGATCAAAGAACAAGGTGGAGAAATTTTACCATTTATTGTAGTGATTATCGATGAGTTGGCTGATTTAATGATGACAGCAGGTAAGGATGTAGAGTTTTATATAGGTCGTTTAGCACAAATGGCAAGAGCAAGCGGAATTCACTTAATCGTAGCCACACAACGCCCTTCAGTAGATGTTGTTACCGGTGTTGTAAAAGCAAATTTACCAAGTAGAATTTCTTATAAAGTAGGGCAAAAGATAGACTCTAAGGTTATTTTAGATTCTATGGGTGCTGAAAGTTTGTTAGGGCGTGGAGATTGTTTATTTACCCCTCCTGGTATGAGTGGTTTAGTGCGTTTGCACGCACCTTTTGCAAGTGAAAATGAAATCGAAAATATTGTAGAGTTTTTAAAAGCTCAACAAGTAGTAGAATATGATGAGAGCTTTTTAAAAGATGATAGTCAAGATGGAGCCTATAAAAGAAGTGAATTTGATGATGGAGATTTAGATGAACTTTATGAAGAAGCAAAGGCTGTAATCTTAGAAGATAGAAAAACTAGTATTTCTTATTTGCAAAGACGCTTAAAAATAGGCTACAACCGCGCAGCAAATATCATAGAACAACTTTCACAAACAGGTGTTTTAAGCGAACCTGATGCAAAAGGTCAAAGAGAAATTTTATAATCAATTTCTTATTGCCTTATTATGATCTTTTAAAGTAGAGGTAAAAATATGCTTATTGGTTTTTTTATCTCTTACAAAGTATAAATATTCTGTTTTAGCAGGAAAAATAGCTGCCTTAATAGCTTCAAATGAAACATTACACACAGCTTCTTTTGGTATGCCATTAAATTTATAAGTATTGTAAGAACTATTATCTGATCTTATTCTTTGTGGAGTGATTTTTTCATGAGAGTATTTTCCATAATTTAATGTCCCATCCATTTGAAGCTTCATGCCTTTTCTTAAGCGATTTCTAATCACAGATGAAACTATAGGCATTTCTTCATTACTCGCTGCTTCTTTTTGTATAATAGAAGCAATGATGATATATTCATGCCATTTTTTTTCATTGTATTCTCTAAAAATTTTATAAGAAAGTTTTTTAAATTCACTTGCAGAGTAAGCCAAAAGATATTTTACTAAAAGCTCTTCTGTAATGCCTTTTGGAATTTTATAAGTTTCGGGGAAAAGCATACCTTCTTTAAAAGGGCTTTGTTTGTAAAATTCTTGCATTAAGGTTTTGGCATTTAAATTTAACTTTGGTGCTAATTCTTCAAAGAAAATTTCAGTCGTTTCCCCAGGAATTAAAGTAATAGTTTCAAGTGCTGCTTTAGCGACGGTAAGCTTATGTAAAAATTCAGCTCTATTTAGTTCTTTTGTGCCTATATTTATCCAGCCAGATTGTGGATGGCCTAAAAAATATAAAGTATATTTGTCAATATTGCTCATTTTATAGTTATTTTTATCTAATTGCGTTATAATCTTACTAACAGAACCTTGTGGTATAAAAACTACAGAGTTTGTTTTTATAGGTAAAAGTAGATAATAAAAAATGGATAAAAGAAAAATTAAAATCAAATCACAACATATTAAAAAAATTCTTAAATTTTTAGCATTACCTATGATACTTTTCATTGTTTTGTTTGTTTACCTCAAAAATGGAATTTACATAGAAAAATTAGAAATTTCTTCTATTAATTTGGAGAAATTATATATTAAATTAGATAAAAAACTCATTTTAAATGCAAAAAAAGTTATAGTAAATTCTCAAAATCAAAACACTCAAAATGAAACTAGTGCGAGTAAAGCTGTACAACTTATCAAAGATGTAAAATATATTTATTGGTTTTTTCAAGAAATCAATATAGATGAAATTTTTGTTAATAACTATCCCGTGGAATTAATTTATAAAAATAATCTATTTTTTGTAAACAGTAAAAATCTTTTAGTAAAAGTCAATTTAAAAATTAGTGATAAAAATATACAAGCTAATATTGATAATTTTCTTTTAAAAGATCATAACCTTAGTGTAGTTGGCTCTTTAGTTATCAATCCTAAGACAAAATTTTATACTTTTAAAGGAGAAATTGATAGTGATTTTTTAAAAAGTGATGTCAAATTCTCACTTAAAAGAGAAGAAATTGCTTATGAATTAGAAAATACAAGCTCAAATAATATTTCAAAAATTTTTGATATTTTAGTGGAAAATGGAGTGCATTTGCCTTCTAATCTTGCTCTTTGGGTGGGCGGTAAGGTAAAGGCTGATTTTTATTTTATAGAGAAATTAAATGGCTTTGCAGATTTTGGAAAACATAGATATTATTTGAATGATATTAGTGCTAAAGGTTATGTAAATAACTTGAAGGTGGTTTTAGATAAAGGTATAGATCCTATCATTAGTCCTTTTGTAAGGCTTGAATTTAATAAACAAAAACTAGAATTTATCTATGATAAATTATATTTTAACAATTACAATCTCAATCAAAGTCAAATTTATATAGACAATATGCTAAATGAAAAAGCAGGAATTTATATACGCATAAAAAGTGACAATGCTAGAGCTGATTATAGAGTGAATAAAATTTTGCGTTTGTATGATATAAAATTACCATTTTTACAAAACAATGGTATTACAAAGACTGATTTAGTTTTGAAAATTCCTTTTGAACATCCTGAAAGAATTTCATATAAAGGAAATTTTGATATTGTAAATTCTAATATAAATATAAGTGACTTTAAAATCATACAAGCAAATATTGATTTACAAAAAGATAAATTAGAGATTAAAAATGCAAGCGTACAAAGTGAATTAATCAGCGGTGATTTTAATGCAAGTATTGATTTAAAGCAAAAAAAAGGTGATTTTAAGACCTTTATAACAAATTTAAAATTACCACAAGATAGCTTAAAAATGGAAAATAAATTTCTTGATTTAGATCTTAACTATGATAAAAATATCAGTTTATATAATAAAGAGCTTACTACGACTCTAAATTTTGATCAAGGTATGTCTGTTTATGTTGCTAAGCTTGCAAAGTATAAGACTTATTCTAAATTAATGCAAAAAAATAATGTGCATGATGGAGAGTTGTCATTAGACACTTTAAATTTTAAAGATTTTGATGTAGATATAAATAATACCACTTTTGAATCATTTTTACTCTATAAGGATAATAATCCTTATGAGTATGATAGTTTTAGTATAAAAATAAAGGGAGAAGATTTTAATTTAACTAGCGCAAGTGGTAGTGTTTTTGCACAAAAAGACAATGATGATATTAACATTACTTTAAATAATGTTAATTTATTATTTTCAGAACAAGATACAGAAAATACACTAGATAATCTTGAAAATTCAAATTACAATATCAGTGCTAAAAATATAGATTTGATCTTAAAAGATTTTAACAAAACTTTAGATTTTGATCAATTTAATGCTAAAATCAAAAAAGACTATATAAAAGCTTGGGCTAATAGAAATGAGTCTAAATTTGAGCTTTTGCTTAAAGAAAATCAAATGCAAATTAGAGCTTTAAAAATGGATGATGATTTTCTGAATACTTTTATGCGTCAAAATGTTTTTGAAAAAGGCGAGTTTAATCTTTATGTAGATGGTAATAGTACTGATTTTTTTAAAGGCAAATTTTTATTTAAAGATACTTATTTAAAAGATTTAAAATTTCATCAGCAACTCTTAAGTTTTATTGATACAATACCTAGTTTGATTTTATTTAAAGCCCCAACTTTTAATGAAAAAGGTTTTAGTGTAGAAAATGCTGGTATAAGTTTTAATCGCAAAAAAGATCTTTTTGAAATAGATGCGCTAAATTTTAATGGTGATAGTGCAGATATTTTAGGTCAAGCTAAAATCAATTTAAGAAGTAGTCAAGTGGATGGTTTATTAGAGCTTAGAACGCTAAAATCAGCTAGTTCGGTTATTTCTAAAGTTCCAATTATCAATCAAATTATATTAGGCAAAGACAGGCAAATTAGCACACAAATTAAACTAGGTGGAACAATTGATAATCCCGAGTTTAAAACTCAACTTATCGCACAAAGTTTGCAACTTCCTTATCATTTGATAAAAAATATTTTTGAATTACCGACAAATTTAGTTAAATAATACCACAAAGGAGCTAAGATGAAAATTACCATCATAGGAGCAGGAAATGTCGGTGCAAGCATTGCTTATGCTTTAATTTTAAGAGAATTAATAGATGAGATTATATTGATTGATATTAATAAAGACTTGCTTTTTGCTAGAGAATTAGAACTAAGTCAAAGCATAGCCGCTTTTAATTTTGATATTAAAATAACTTGTACGGATGATTATACATACTCAAAAGATTCTCAAGTGGTTATTTTTAGTGCAGGTGTAGCTAGAAAAGAAGGTCAGAGTAGAGATGAGCTTTTTGTTATTAATTCTAAAATTATGCTTGAGTGTGCAAAAAATATTAAAAAATTTAACAACGATCCTTTGTTTATCATAGTAAGCAATCCTGTAGATTTTTTACTCAACGCTCTTTATGAAAGTAAATTATTTTCATTAAAAAAAATCATTGCTATGGCAGGTGTTTTAGATAATGCTAGATTTAAATACGAAGTGAGCAAAAAATTAGATATAAAAACTTCTTATATAGATACTAAGCTTATAGGTTTTCACAATGATAGT
Protein-coding regions in this window:
- the flgL gene encoding flagellar hook-associated protein FlgL — its product is MRISNQYNYYTSIQNYTDGQSLLNKYNLQLQTGQLIQHSWENANVYINGSRLEYEMANIGQIVQGTQSAMELAKNTDTALKNITELLEKFKTLLTKAASDGNSQESREAIAKELKLVRDSIVNIANTSINGQYLFAGSNSANKPFDNYGNYTGNKDNIFVVSGAGTQIPYNIPGWDLFFKPDSNINKIISTNVSFTDARYPDKKEFLTGESKFSHLIGQNYVQNGKLDPDKNFQDSYDDKLPFPHSAMYIQGVRPDGTSFKATLDIDPDAKIEDVLKNIGRLYGNTEGNEVVKVALNDSGQIEIKSLKEGSSSLDFHAVALTPQLQDEQLIKDLKQAADAEGISMAEVTNRIMQAAHGGNLNDTKSPVTIELDGKQFTVDLHKTDFIKSNINGDKTNGASYDVPFEKDGNTVFGNVSQVIKGTSEYATDSTKLSEVVANANGSMQGQQLQMEITSRSGQKYNVTIDLENSTVSYPDPNNPGQTISFPITHSQYNENTGNAVGMQTRPEDITYGQLNDIIGMFASDNVPTATITPNANGTINNNDFQTIQQDIADSKGFVEVSMDYKGRISITDKFSSNTNIGLTIKDSNSNSGFPPAGTSVNGSGFVFSANNSLTIDDPNVDLIKDLDEMIDAVLNGSMRADSEGSDPRNTGLQGALERIDHLQDHVRKMQTTIGAYTNNIEETNKRMTFLNINVASIKSGVTDADYGQTYMQFMQTMVSYQAMLSATSKISQISLLNYL
- a CDS encoding DNA translocase FtsK gives rise to the protein MFVILDGLFGKIGSLILVILLLAFAFSISFPQIIKEVFKIELDFDFYLKLETLIKNKIFGFFGGDKYENETKEEQEKLKQELLIKDKTEELIKEKELPKKEIQENKKFNLEDLKNQELEEVVISEEDKKLGSSYIHELSEPIASFAQKASQINIKEDEMTPEEYLLKYKNKSEDIYTQTLKSKNLDEPSYKRRNMDLNENKEEVIEENSLFAKELKEREQMLQKAKLLEEYKALQKEKILEELNEDFKKIEELNAIEAQKEAEFKKIQDKTSFLGVKEFKDEDFIPQNEVKELDFSEDDFAKPISIEELRSKRNYENPFVVEEAQNEVKEEKIPFEITQEPIIEVIENKTHHSITNEVSENKALLKDLDFGNFEKPKDFSLPPLDFLTMPKEGKSEINEEEIDRKIYDLLEKLRRFKIGGDVVRTYTGPVVTTFEFRPAADVKVSKILSLQDDLAMALKAQTIRIQAPIPGKDVVGIEVPNEKIDTIYLREILESEVFKNSSSPLTIALGKDIVGDPFITDLKKLPHLLIAGTTGSGKSVGINSMLLSLLYRNSPKTLRLMMIDPKMLEFSIYNDIPHLLTPVITDPKKAVNALSNMVAEMERRYRLMAEAKTKNIENYNEKIKEQGGEILPFIVVIIDELADLMMTAGKDVEFYIGRLAQMARASGIHLIVATQRPSVDVVTGVVKANLPSRISYKVGQKIDSKVILDSMGAESLLGRGDCLFTPPGMSGLVRLHAPFASENEIENIVEFLKAQQVVEYDESFLKDDSQDGAYKRSEFDDGDLDELYEEAKAVILEDRKTSISYLQRRLKIGYNRAANIIEQLSQTGVLSEPDAKGQREIL
- the mltG gene encoding endolytic transglycosylase MltG; the protein is MKSIIGNAKNLRIFLICCDLILIFLLSIFYYLLLPIKTNSVVFIPQGSVSKIITQLDKNNYKMSNIDKYTLYFLGHPQSGWINIGTKELNRAEFLHKLTVAKAALETITLIPGETTEIFFEELAPKLNLNAKTLMQEFYKQSPFKEGMLFPETYKIPKGITEELLVKYLLAYSASEFKKLSYKIFREYNEKKWHEYIIIASIIQKEAASNEEMPIVSSVIRNRLRKGMKLQMDGTLNYGKYSHEKITPQRIRSDNSSYNTYKFNGIPKEAVCNVSFEAIKAAIFPAKTEYLYFVRDKKTNKHIFTSTLKDHNKAIRN
- a CDS encoding YhdP family protein translates to MILFIVLFVYLKNGIYIEKLEISSINLEKLYIKLDKKLILNAKKVIVNSQNQNTQNETSASKAVQLIKDVKYIYWFFQEINIDEIFVNNYPVELIYKNNLFFVNSKNLLVKVNLKISDKNIQANIDNFLLKDHNLSVVGSLVINPKTKFYTFKGEIDSDFLKSDVKFSLKREEIAYELENTSSNNISKIFDILVENGVHLPSNLALWVGGKVKADFYFIEKLNGFADFGKHRYYLNDISAKGYVNNLKVVLDKGIDPIISPFVRLEFNKQKLEFIYDKLYFNNYNLNQSQIYIDNMLNEKAGIYIRIKSDNARADYRVNKILRLYDIKLPFLQNNGITKTDLVLKIPFEHPERISYKGNFDIVNSNINISDFKIIQANIDLQKDKLEIKNASVQSELISGDFNASIDLKQKKGDFKTFITNLKLPQDSLKMENKFLDLDLNYDKNISLYNKELTTTLNFDQGMSVYVAKLAKYKTYSKLMQKNNVHDGELSLDTLNFKDFDVDINNTTFESFLLYKDNNPYEYDSFSIKIKGEDFNLTSASGSVFAQKDNDDINITLNNVNLLFSEQDTENTLDNLENSNYNISAKNIDLILKDFNKTLDFDQFNAKIKKDYIKAWANRNESKFELLLKENQMQIRALKMDDDFLNTFMRQNVFEKGEFNLYVDGNSTDFFKGKFLFKDTYLKDLKFHQQLLSFIDTIPSLILFKAPTFNEKGFSVENAGISFNRKKDLFEIDALNFNGDSADILGQAKINLRSSQVDGLLELRTLKSASSVISKVPIINQIILGKDRQISTQIKLGGTIDNPEFKTQLIAQSLQLPYHLIKNIFELPTNLVK
- a CDS encoding lactate/malate family dehydrogenase, which translates into the protein MKITIIGAGNVGASIAYALILRELIDEIILIDINKDLLFARELELSQSIAAFNFDIKITCTDDYTYSKDSQVVIFSAGVARKEGQSRDELFVINSKIMLECAKNIKKFNNDPLFIIVSNPVDFLLNALYESKLFSLKKIIAMAGVLDNARFKYEVSKKLDIKTSYIDTKLIGFHNDSMVLVKSQSKVQNKALSEVLDKQDIVQIEQEVKTGGAKIIKYLKTSAYLAPASACVRMIEALKSGEFLPVCVILDGEYGIREKAFGVMARISLDGVLETLELKLDNQEQIALENSFIQYNYK